The following is a genomic window from Nocardioides thalensis.
GCTGAGGATCAGCGAGCGCGCGGGCTCGATCCCGCCGATCACCTCGACCACCACGTCGACGTCGTCGCGCGCGACGAGGCCGGCGGCGTCGGTGGTGAGCAGGTCGGCCGGCACGTCGATGTCACGCGGCGCGTCGAGGCGCCGTACGGCGACGCCGGCGAGCTCGACCGGTGCGCCGACCCGCGCGGCGAGGTCGTCGGCCTGCTCGTGGATCAGCCGCACCACCTGCGAGCCCACGACGCCGCAGCCGAGCACGGCCACCTTCAGGGGCTTCTCACCCTCCGTCATCACAACTCAACCCACATCCGTAGCCAGGAGATCGTCTTCAGTCTCGCGTCGTACGACGACGCGCGCGACCCCGTCCCGCACCGCGATCACGGGCGGGCGGAGCGCGTGGTTGTAGTTAGAGGCCATCGAGCGGCAGTAGGCGCCGGTGCCGGGGACCGCGATCAGGTCGCCGGGCCCCACGTCGGAGGGCAGGAACTCGTCGCGGACCACGATGTCGCCGGCCTCGCAGTGCTTGCCGACGACGCGCGCGAGCACGGGCGGCGCGTCGGAGCCGCGGGCCGCCAACGTGCAGGAGTAGTCGGCGTCGTAGAGGGCGGTGCGGATGTTGTCGCTCATGCCGCCGTCGACGCTGACGTAGGTGCGGACCGCGCCCGCATCGAGGGTGACCGGCTTGACGGTGCCGACCGTGTAGACGGTGCACATCGCGGGACCGACGATCGCGCGGCCGGGCTCGATCGACAGGCGCGGCTCGTCGATGCCGAGGGCGCGGCACTCGTGCTCGACGATCTTTCCCATCTCGGTGGCCAGCTGCGCGGGGTCCGACGGGTCGTCCTGGGTGGTGTAGGCGATGCCGAAGCCGCCGCCGAGGTCCATCTCGGGCATGGTCACGCCGAGCTCGTCGGACACCCGCGCGTGCAGCGCCAGCACCCGGCGGGCCGCCACCTCGAAGCCGGAGGCGTCGAAGATCTGGCTGCCGATGTGGGAATGCAGGCCGAGCAGCTCGATCCCGGCGCAGGCCTGCAGCCGCCGTACGGCCTCGAACGCGTCGCCGGAGGTGATCGAGAGCCCGAACTTCTGGTCCTCGTGCGCCGTCGCGATGTATTCGTGCGTGTGCGCCTCGACGCCGGCGGTGACCCGCACCATGACGCGCGCGGTCATGCCGGTGTCGGCGGTGATCATCTCGAGCCGCTCGATCTCCTGGAAGGAGTCGACGACGATCCGACCCACGCCCTCCGCCACCGCGCGCCGGAGCTCGGCGACCGACTTGTTGTTGCCGTGGTAGCCAATCCGGGCGGGGTCGAAGCCCGCGCGCAGCGCGACGGTCAGCTCGCCGGCCGAGCACACGTCGAGGCTCAGACCCTCCTCGGCGATCCAGCGTGCGACCGCCGTGCACAGGAATGCCTTGCCGGCGTAGTAGACGTCCCACCCGGCGAAAGCGTCGCGGAACGCGCGCGCCCGGCCGCGGAAGTCGTCCTCGTCGAGGACGTAGGCCGGGGTGTTGTGCTCGGCGACCAGGTCGGCGACGGGCACTCCCCCGACGACGAGGTCGCCGTTCGCGTCCTTGTGCGCGGTCGACGACCACAGCAGCGGGACCAGGGCGTTGACGTCGCGCGGCGGCTGCAGCCAGGCGGGTCCGCGCAGGGCTCCGGGCGCGTGCGCCCAACCTGCCTCGTGGGTCATCTGCTCGCTCTCCCGGTCACATGCGCTCGGGCGCCGAGACGCCGAGCAGGTCGAGGCCGTTGGCGAGCACCACCCGGGTGGCGTGGACGAGCGTCAGCCGCGCGCGGTGCAGGTCGCCGGCCTCCTCGTCACCCATCGGCAGGACCCGGCAGTTGTCGTAGAACCGGTGGTAGGTGCCGGCCAGCTCCTCGAGGTAGCGCGCGACGCGGTGCGGCTCGCGCAGCTCCGCGGCGGCCTTGACCACCCGCGGGAACTCGGCGAGCGCGCGGAGCAGCTCGCCCTCCTTCTCGTGGGTGAGCAGCTCGGGGTGCGACTCGTGCTCGAGGCCGAGGTCGGCCGCGTTGCGCAGCAGACTGGCGATCCGCGCGTGGGCGTACTGGACCGTGAACACGGGGTTGTCGTTGGTCTGCCGGGCCCACAGGTCGAGGTCGATGTCGATGGGGCTGTCGGCGTGGTAGCGCGCCAGGGCGTAGCGGGCCGCGTCGACCCCGATCGCCTCGACGAGGTCGTCGATCGTGACGACGGTGCCGGCGCGCTTCGACATCCGCAGCGGCTCGCCGTCCTTGAGGAGGTTGACCATCTGGCCGATGAGGATCTCGAGGTTGACGTGCGGGGTGTCGCCGAACGCCGCGCACATCGCCATCATCCGGCCGACGTAGCCGTGGTGGTCGGCCCCGAGCATGATGAAGCAGCGGTCGAAGCCGCGCTCGCGCTTGTCGAGGTAGTAGGCCAGGTCGCCGGACAGGTAGGCGCCGTTGCCGTCGGACTTGATGACCACCCGGTCCTTGTCGTCGCCGAACCTCTCGGTGGCGAGCCAGAGGGCGCCGTCCTTCTCGTAGATGTTGCCGAGCTCGCGCAGGCGGTCGACCGCGTGGCCGACGGCGCCGCTCTTGTGGAGCTCGTCCTCGTGGAAGTAGACGTCGAAGTCGACGCCGAAGTCGTGGAGCGACTTCTTGATCTCGGCGAACATCATGTCGACGCCGAGCGCGCGGAAGGTCTCCTGCGCCTCCTCGGCGGGCTGCTGCAGCACGTCGGGCCGCTCCGCGACGACGGCGTCCGCGATCTCGCGGATGTAGTCGCCGCCGTAGCCGTCCTCCGGCGCCGGCTCGCCCTTGGCCGACGCGAGCAGGGACCGCGCGAACCGGTCGATCTGCGAGCCGTGGTCGTTGAAGTAGTACTCCCGCGTCACCTCGGCGCCGGTCATCGTGAAGATCCGGCCGAGCGCGTCGCCGACGGCCGCCCACCGGACGCCGCCGATGTGGAGCGGCCCCGTCGGATTGGCCGAGACGAACTCGAGGTTGATCTTCTCGCCCGCGAACGCGTCGGAGGAGCCGTACGCCGCGCCGGCGGCCACGATGTCGGCCGCCACCTGCCCCTGGGCACCCGCGTCGACGGTGATGTTGAGGAAGCCGGGGCCGGCGACCTCGACGTCGCCGATGCCGTCGGCGGTGCGCAGCTGCGCGGCGAGCAGGTCGCCGAGCGCCCGCGGGTTGGTGCCGGCCTTCTTCGCGAGCTGGAGCGCGACGTTGGTGGCGTAGTCGCCGTGGCCCTTCTGCCGCGGTCGCTCCACCGTCACCTGCGCGGGCACGCCGTCGGCGAGGGTGAGGTCACCCCGCTGGACGAGTGCCGTCAGGGCGTCGACGACAGTGGCGGAGAGCTGCTCGGGGGTCACCGGTCAAGCGTATCGGCGGGCTCCGGTTTCTCTCGCACCGATATCGACCGGTAAGGTTCCTCACCGCGCCGCACGACGCCCTCTCGGGCCGGATGGCGGCGTGATTGCCCTCGTAGCTCAGGGGATAGAGCACTGGTTTCCGGTACCAGGTGTCGCAGGTTCGAATCCTGCCGAGGGCGCACGAACACCAAGGCTGTTCTGCTGCCAGGCACGGCGATGATCGCCGTGACGTTCGGTCTCGCCCGCTACGGCTACGGGCTGCTCCTGCCCGAGATGCGCACCGACCTCGGCATGAGCGCCGGCGCAGCCGGACTGGTGTCCTCGGCGACCTACGTGTCCTACCTGGTCGCCAACGTCGCGGTGGTGCAGGTGACGGAGCGCTGGGGACCACGGGCCGCGGTCGCCCTCGCGGCGGCGACGGCCGTCGCTGGGATGGCGACCATCGCCGTCGCCGACACCGTCGCCGTCCTGGGGGTCGGGGTCCTGGTGGGCGGCGCGGCGTCCGGCTTCGCGTTCCCGCCGTACGCCGACATCGTCGACCGCCACGTCCCCGCCGAGCGCCGGGACGTGGTGTGGTCGACGATCAGTTCCGGCACCGGCTGGGGCGTCGCACTGGCCGGGCCGGTCGCGATCGTGGCCGGCGACCAGTGGCGGCTGGCGTGGGCGGGGTTCGTGGCGATCGCGGTCGTCGTGGGCGTCGCCGCGACCCGCCTGGCGCCCGCGCGCGACGACGACGGGCTCCGCCGCCCGCAGCTGAGCGTGACCTGGTTCTTCTGTCCGAGGTCGCGCCCCCTCCTCCTGTCCGCGGTGCTGGTCGGGATCGGCAGCTCGGTGTGGTGGGCCTTCAGCGTGGACGCGATGCAGAACGCCGACCTCGGGTCCACGGCATCGCGGGCGGTCTACGCGACGTGTGGCGCCGCCTGCCTGCTCGGGTCGATCAGCGGCCTGGCCTTCGCGCACACCGGCCTGCGGTCCGGCTACCTCGCGGCGACGGCGCTGCTCGCTGCGTCGCTCGGCCTGCTCGCCGTGGCCACGGCCCAACTGGCCCTCGCCCTGGTGGCGGCCGTGTCGTTCGGCGCCTTCTACGCCTCGGTGATCGCCGCGCAGGGCATCTGGTCCGCGCAGGTCTTCGCCGGCCACCCGGCCGCGGGCCTCGCCGCGGTCAGCGCCGCGCTGACGGTCGGCACCCTGGTCGGACCCTCGCTCGCCGGAGTGGTGATCCAGGAGAGCGGCCACGCCGTGGCCCTCCTGGGCGCGGCGGCTGCGACAGCCGCCGCGCTGCCGTTCTGCCCGCCGTCGACCCGTCGGCGCGAGCGGCTCGAGGCGCACCGGGAGCACTGCCGGGCGACGCCGGTGAGGGACTGAGGTCCACCCGCGAGCCCAACTGAACTCGTTCGGCACTCGTATCGCAGTCGGCAATCGGGGCCGAGGTGGTTGCGGCTCAAGCGGCTGGGCACGAGGGAGGTTGCCGACTGGCCGCGGTCGCGAGTCGGCGCCGGGCAGGCGGAGTAGATCCTCCAAAGGCGGCATCCATCACTCTTGTGAATCGAACATTTGTTCGATAGGATGAGCGCATGACCTCCACCACCGCGCTCGACACGGCCGCAGCCGCGGTCCAGGCGTGCGCGGACCTCGCCGGTGGGCAGTGGGACCAGGTCGAGGACTCCCTGCTTCCTGAGGCCGCGGTGGCGATCGCGCGGATCCGGGCGTACGCCGACGCGGCCCTGGTCGAGGTCGCCGAGCAGCTGGAGGCCACCGGCGCCGCCGACAAGCTGGGCTGGGCCACGACGAAGGACTTCCTCACCCATCTCCTGGGCGGCCACAAAGGCACCGGCGCGACCTACCTGCGCGTGGCGAAGCAGACCGCCGACCTCCCCCACGTGCGGGAGGCGATGGCCGCCGGGGAGGTGTCCCTGGCCCAAGCCAGCGTGATCGGGTCCAACGTGGCGAAGCTCCCCCACGTCGACGACCTCCGGGCGGCCGCCGCCGGCAAGCTGCTGGAGCTGGCGGTCGGTGAGCAGCGTGATGCCACCGACCTCGACCACGACATCACCGACGTGATCCACGACCTCGACCCCGACGGCACCCTCCTGGCGTGGGACACC
Proteins encoded in this region:
- the lysA gene encoding diaminopimelate decarboxylase — protein: MTHEAGWAHAPGALRGPAWLQPPRDVNALVPLLWSSTAHKDANGDLVVGGVPVADLVAEHNTPAYVLDEDDFRGRARAFRDAFAGWDVYYAGKAFLCTAVARWIAEEGLSLDVCSAGELTVALRAGFDPARIGYHGNNKSVAELRRAVAEGVGRIVVDSFQEIERLEMITADTGMTARVMVRVTAGVEAHTHEYIATAHEDQKFGLSITSGDAFEAVRRLQACAGIELLGLHSHIGSQIFDASGFEVAARRVLALHARVSDELGVTMPEMDLGGGFGIAYTTQDDPSDPAQLATEMGKIVEHECRALGIDEPRLSIEPGRAIVGPAMCTVYTVGTVKPVTLDAGAVRTYVSVDGGMSDNIRTALYDADYSCTLAARGSDAPPVLARVVGKHCEAGDIVVRDEFLPSDVGPGDLIAVPGTGAYCRSMASNYNHALRPPVIAVRDGVARVVVRRETEDDLLATDVG
- the argS gene encoding arginine--tRNA ligase, translating into MTPEQLSATVVDALTALVQRGDLTLADGVPAQVTVERPRQKGHGDYATNVALQLAKKAGTNPRALGDLLAAQLRTADGIGDVEVAGPGFLNITVDAGAQGQVAADIVAAGAAYGSSDAFAGEKINLEFVSANPTGPLHIGGVRWAAVGDALGRIFTMTGAEVTREYYFNDHGSQIDRFARSLLASAKGEPAPEDGYGGDYIREIADAVVAERPDVLQQPAEEAQETFRALGVDMMFAEIKKSLHDFGVDFDVYFHEDELHKSGAVGHAVDRLRELGNIYEKDGALWLATERFGDDKDRVVIKSDGNGAYLSGDLAYYLDKRERGFDRCFIMLGADHHGYVGRMMAMCAAFGDTPHVNLEILIGQMVNLLKDGEPLRMSKRAGTVVTIDDLVEAIGVDAARYALARYHADSPIDIDLDLWARQTNDNPVFTVQYAHARIASLLRNAADLGLEHESHPELLTHEKEGELLRALAEFPRVVKAAAELREPHRVARYLEELAGTYHRFYDNCRVLPMGDEEAGDLHRARLTLVHATRVVLANGLDLLGVSAPERM
- a CDS encoding MFS transporter, producing the protein MIAVTFGLARYGYGLLLPEMRTDLGMSAGAAGLVSSATYVSYLVANVAVVQVTERWGPRAAVALAAATAVAGMATIAVADTVAVLGVGVLVGGAASGFAFPPYADIVDRHVPAERRDVVWSTISSGTGWGVALAGPVAIVAGDQWRLAWAGFVAIAVVVGVAATRLAPARDDDGLRRPQLSVTWFFCPRSRPLLLSAVLVGIGSSVWWAFSVDAMQNADLGSTASRAVYATCGAACLLGSISGLAFAHTGLRSGYLAATALLAASLGLLAVATAQLALALVAAVSFGAFYASVIAAQGIWSAQVFAGHPAAGLAAVSAALTVGTLVGPSLAGVVIQESGHAVALLGAAAATAAALPFCPPSTRRRERLEAHREHCRATPVRD